A window of the Lepisosteus oculatus isolate fLepOcu1 chromosome 14, fLepOcu1.hap2, whole genome shotgun sequence genome harbors these coding sequences:
- the LOC138243282 gene encoding GTPase IMAP family member 9-like — protein sequence MENTHLRVVLLGRRGTGKSSAGNTLLGRTEFPSVLSSTAVTTRCGSAHAAGAGGRRLHVVDTPDLFDEGLPDRQAHIRDCLALSAPGPHAFLLVLQLGRFTEGEKRIGGQMKQAFGPGVTRHAVVLFTYGDDLGGAPVEDFLRGAQAELKALLEACGNRYHVFNNRDAGDHRQVSQLLDKIEGLVRENGGAYYTQRTGPGRREEDPAADGRPLIEEENPGEPGRGGPPSRDPEEGSNPIWKFFRRCVTCLRSFRRRKCPGRRRQQGLNLLCWKN from the exons ATGGAGAAca CTCACCTGCGGGTGGTGCTGTTGGGCAGGCGGGGCACGGGGAAGAGCTCGGCGGGGAACACCCTGCTGGGCAGGACGGAGTTCCCCTCGGTGCTGAGCTCCACTGCCGTGACGACGCGGTGCGGGAGCGCCCACGCGGCCGGCGCCGGCGGGAGACGGCTCCACGTCGTCGACACCCCGGACCTCTTCGACGAAGGTCTCCCCGATCGCCAGGCCCACATCCGGGACTGCCTGGCCCTGTCGGCCCCGGGGCCCCACGCCTTCCTGCTGGTGCTGCAGCTGGGGCGCTTCACCGAGGGGGAGAAGAGGATCGGGGGGCAGATGAAACAGGCCTTCGGGCCCGGGGTCACCCGGCACGCCGTGGTCCTGTTCACCTACGGCGACGACCTGGGAGGGGCCCCCGTCGAGGACTTCCTGCGGGGGGCCCAGGCGGAGCTGAAGGCGCTGCTGGAGGCCTGCGGGAACCGGTACCACGTCTTCAACAACCGGGACGCCGGCGACCACCGGCAGGTCAGCCAGCTGCTGGACAAGATCGAGGGGCTGGTGCGGGAGAACGGGGGCGCCTACTACACCCAGCGGACGGGCCCCGGGAGACGCGAAGAAGACCCCGCCGCGGACGGGCGCCCCCTCATCGAGGAAGAGAACCCCGGCGAACCTGGACGGGGGGGGCCGCCGTCTCGGGACCCGGAGGAAGGGAGCAACCCGATCTGGAAATTCTTCCGCCGATGCGTCACCTGCCTGCGGTCCTTCAGAAGGAGGAAATGTCCCGGGAGGAGAAGGCAGCAGGGACTCAATCTGTTATGCTGGAAGAATTAA